TTTCGACCAACTAcgttgaattaattaaatagttgCATGAGAAAATGGGGACTGATGGAGAAAATATTCAATTGGATATTTCTGGAAAATATCCATGCTCATTTCAAGGTAACATTATAAGATTtattgagttcaaaattgagaATGACCAATCTTTGGTACAATTTTTTGCCATTCCTCAGAAATTTTTGAACAAGATTGATATAAATCTTTTGGAGATGTATATAAAGATTAGACCAATAAATCAAGATAATCTGTTTCGAATGAATGATCAACATGGTTATCATATGAATTTATTGGCTCAAAATTATGGATTTGCCACATTCAGTCAGCCTCATTTTACATACACTGCAACACATGGTATTCATCAATCATTTGATGAAGGCTCGGGTAGTCAAAGACATATTGAGAGTAGCCACAATCAATATGAAATCAGgtagaataatattttcaactaattttatttataataacatgaataattaattattttcatttttttttgtatttcatgaaattattttttttctatagtgAAGATGAAGCTACCTTTGATTTGTGTAATGATGCACATGCTCAAAGAAGTGATGAAAATTCGGAGGAGGATGAACCTTCAAAAGATGATGGAGAGAGTAAAGTCATTAAAAGTGATTCCGATGAAGATATTGAAGATTTACCTCAAAAATGAGAGTGCggtaaattttcaaaatcaatttgatgaaatGCAAAATAATGGTATACCTTACTTTACAACATTGGAGACTGagcaatatatttttatctctaCTCGTGAATCCAAAATGAAATGTTGTTCTGTTTGGGTCGAGGATGCAAAAaaagatttagaaaaaaatatgtattttagtAGTAAAGCTAAGTTAAAACGGACTGTGACAATTTGAAATTTGcgcaaaaataaagaatttaagaTTGTAATATCAACTAAGAGCGTATGGACTGTGAGATGCAGAttttatgattctttgggttatccATGATTTCTTCGGGGTCGTAAGGTTGGAGGTAGACTTTGGAAGATAGGAAAGTATTTTAATAATCATAGATGTGAGACTGAAGGGCTTACAACAGGTCACACTAACTTAGATACCAATTTAATTGCATCtctatttttaaatcaaataagtaaaaattcaaaattgttgGTAGTGGATGTCATGTCTaaggttcatgaaaaatttggtcatcAAGTAACATATAGAAAAGCGTGGCTTGGGCGTCAACGCACATTTACATTGGTATATGGTTATTTTCAGAAATCATTTAGTGAGCTTCCAAAGTTTTTTGCAGCTTTTCAATACTTTAATCCTGGAACACTTGTGGAATGGAAACACGAAGAGTCAATGAATTCGCCAGAGGTAAAAACTTTTAagtttgtattttgggctttcaAGCCATGCATTGACGGGTTCCAAACTTGTCGTCTTGTTATTTCAGTAGATGGAACTCATATGTATGGAAAATATGAGATAAAATTGTCAATTGTTGTTGGAAATGACGGAAATGATAACATTCCTCTTGCGTTTGGTATTGTTGACAAAGAGACGAAAGAGGCATGGAAATGGTTTTTTAGGAAATTGAGTGCAAATGTGATAAAAGATAGAGAAGATATTTGTATTATCTCTGATAGGGCAAAAGGAATCTTGACTAGTTTATCGGAGTTGTGGCGATTGCAGGAACCTTGGGACTTTCATCGATTTTGTCTGAGAcatcttaaaattaattttcaatctCAATTTTCAAATAGGGACCTCAGTAATCTTATGTGGAGGGATGCTACAACTCATCAAGTAAGGAAGTTTGAAGCTTTGATGTGGgaaattcaagaagaaaatagagaagCATATGAATACCTCATGCGAATTCCATTGGACAAAAGGACTGTTAGTCATGATAATGAAAAAAGATGGGGAGTATTGACAACAAATCTTTTAGAGTCTTTCAACGGACTTCTAAAGAAAGCTCGAGGCTTGCCTGTCACTGCTATGGTTAGACTTCCATTGGAGCAAATCGTTGAACAATATACTCGTAGATGTCAAAAAATTCACCAACTTGTTGAGCAAAAGGAATTATGGACAAGCAATTTCAAAAAGAAGTGAGAGAAAactatgaaaattcaaaaagacACTTTGTTTATGATTGGAATATATCCACAGGGGTATATGAGGTTAGATCAATACAAATTGATGGTAATCCTCATTGTATTTCattaagtgaaaaaaatgtGATTGTGAAAAATGGGCTAATTTGCACTTCCCGTGTTCACATGTCATGAAGGTTACTGAAAGATGGGAGCATTAGCTAGAAATTTTGTCAGCGAGCATTTCACAATAGAGAATTATGTTACAAGGCATATTAACCATCGCTAAGATTTATAACGAAAAGTAATGAATTCTATCGACGTCCCAATCGATCAAGGACcactagaattcataatgaGATGGATCGTGATCCTGCAGCATATGGGCAGGCTTGTGGATTGTGTAAACATACCGGGCATGACAGGCATCAATGTCCAACTCGAAATCAAATTTAAGTGGGTAGTctaattatgtatttcttttactTTCAAACAGCTCTAATTGTGTATTTTTTATAACTTTCAAACAACTCtaattatgtgttttacttcatttcaatttgtattttcatgaccaagtttatatttttgtgtgttCCACTCAATAATTACTTCGCTCATATTTGTTCAACTAACCTGCCCTCATAAGTTAAATTAAATGGCAACACCTTTTCAAATAGGCAATGTAAACTTACATCACCATTCTGAAGCCTTTATACTTTTGAAATTAAAGTAATCTATTCACAAAGTAAAATTATACCATACCAAAAAGTACAGTGATTATAATGTTAGGTTCAGAAGCACCAAAATCTTTAAGCAACAACAAAAGGTTTCAGCAGCACAAAAAAATTCAGCCGCACCAATTTCAGCAGTACTAGCTACAATTTTCAGtatcaacaaaaaatttcacCAGTATTTGCTGCAattttcaacaacaacaaaaagtttCAGCAGCACCAATTTTCAGCAGTACTGGCTGCAATTTTCAGCAGCACTAGAAAATTTCAGCAACACCGATTTTCAGCAATATTGGCACAAATTTTTAGCAGTACTGGCTGCAATTTTCGGTAGCACCAAAAGATTTCTGCATCATCAATTTTCATTACTTATTCtttgctctttttttttgaCATGTTGGATAGCATAGTGACCGcctataaagaaaatataaatgttctattattataaaagagagaaatcaaatgaaaaatgttAGATGTTAAAGTACCAGTCCCACAAGGCTAAAGTTTAATTTTACGCTTCTCCCTCCTTGATGGTTCACTATTTTGAATAGTCGTATCACCGCCTTCATTTGCATCCTTTGGATCATTATAGTCCACATCATGATTCGGGTCCTCTAAATTATTAGTGGCATCAGGGGTCTCAATGATCAGAGGCATAGGCGATGAGGTAAAATTTGGGACATTCTCAAAATTACCAATGACATTCTGAAGTCATGAAAGACTTGGATGACTTGATATTTGTAGAGTCTATGGCATCACGTATGGCATGATATCTGTTTCTGACAGTTGATATGTCATATTTGATGCCTGAGTGAATTCATGAGTGCAACCTCCTGAAATAGAACCAATATTATAATTGGATGTTGCTTGATCATCTTCTGAGGATTCTTGGACATTTTGTGTGGCCTGATCCATTTCAACATGTGTTTGTCCTCTTTCAACAACACGTTCTCTCCTACCAGCAACACCACCTTTTCCTCGCCTACAAACTGGGTGATGTAACAGGACAGGTTGTACCACATCTCTTCTATAATCGGCTGACACATGAACCCTGTCAGCCTCATGGACATATTTCAAACAATCAGAACCTTGATCTCGCACCATTTTTCTAAACATGTATAAGGCCTCATATGATGGATTATCATCAAGTGTTTTAGCTTCATCAACCATCGAATAAATGTGACGCacctaaataaattaaagtgaaaGTTATTTAATGACGCACCATTAATCTGATGATTTAGATCAGACTATCACTTAAGCAATGAATTCACTGCCAACTAAAAAATGCAACTGGCTGATTCCAATCAttcatgaaaatgaaaataacatcTACATCTCCTCATCAGTAGCCCCACTTCACTACTCTCACTCTTTTAATTTTCCTATATATATTACCTTTAGCATTTTCCCAAACACTTAGCAGTGTACCAAGAACAATGAAAAACTTGCCAGCAACTAcactaaacaaaataaatggCACACTAAAATCAATAAAGACAAATAAATCATTTGGTAGCAACAATACTTAACAACACTAATCAAAAAATGGCATACCATAGTTTCATATGCCGTCGAATTAGACACATAACCTTGTTGATTTTGAGGACGTGAATTAGGATTACCAATAACAAGATGAGTAATGCGCCTGAACCAAATAAGATATGGATCATCATAGCTAAGTGGTTCATTATTAACCGGTGCATCACAACTATATTGGAGACGTTGGTTCCAAAATAATAACCAATGTGCATGTTCCAACTCCCAATTTGTATTTGGTCTTCCCCGACGATCATGGCGAAAGTGATTAGAATCAAATGGAAACGGAGTTGGTATAGCTTGTTGTAGTCCAAATTGCCTCATAACACGATTTGACAAATGAACCTCAACCACATCCCAGCAAAAGATTGGAACTCTAACTCGCCATATGCCTCGTCCAACATGACAATAGAGAGGAAGGACTCTCAATTAAGTCATCAGAATACGGTTCAcaaataaacatgaaaaaagaaaagagcaaaGTGAGTCTCTAcatttacaatatttataaataagtaaaagcaTTGTACCTGATCTTCTATCATAGAGTCAAGTGCATCCCTATAAACTTTCAACACATGCTTGGTAGTATTCGGCCAACTAAGATGTGCAAACCATCTAGTAACATGTGGACCCCTAGGCAAACCAACATGAGAAATAGTTCTTGCATCTCTGTGGGCTACTATTTGAGGACGAAGAACAGTGACTCTCTCCCACGCCCAAATCTGGGAGAAAGAGTCTTAGGATTACATCTCTAAAAAATTTCATCCTCCAATAACACTACGGagtcaaatttaaagaaatataaataaattatatgtacaATCATTAGGTATACCTGAAGTAGTGGATAAAATTCGGCTATCTCATTTTGGGTACTCTGTGAAGCTTTACAAAGAAAATGATACAAGTATGCCAAGGTCGCACTCCCCCAACTATAAGATCCAATTTTATTAATGTCTTCAAGCATAGGCAGATACATAAGCTTCAAATAACCACCAGATGTATCCGCCATCATCATACCTGCAATCATCCAGAACATGTAACATCTTGCCTTCTGATTGACCATATCTTGTGTTGCCATGTTCGACAAATGTGTCTGGCTTAACATGTGTGAATTAAATGCAGCGACCTTGATGGAATTTGTTTTGAAGTCTTCACGAGAATAAACAAAACCTAATAATCTTTGACAAATGTTTTTCCAATCCCCTACTGTCCTTATCATTTCAATACCAAGTACTGGATCACCATTCACCGGTAATTCCATACAACACCTCTACGTCCTGCAAGGTAATTGTTGCTTCGCCTGTTCTAAAGTGAAAAGTATGAGCTTCGGGACGCCACTGCTCAACTAGTGCAGTGATCAAACTATGGTCAATATCAGGCCGATTAGATTTGTAAACACCATATAATCCAGATAATCTAATTACTTCAAGAACCATGGATGGATGAAATATTTCTCTATGAGCTTCCAAAAATTTCCATCTTCTCTCCTCGTATTAAGAATCATATTAACATTTCCTTCCCATATATCTTGTGATCTATGAGTAAGTTGTCCCGTTAATACATTCGATTTCAATGGACCGGGACCAACTTGTATTCACTATCATTAGCCATAAAAATACCTATGAAATACACATGAAAGTAAACTTAAAGGTTAGCCCGaattattatgtaaatttttCTTGGAGACATGCTTCAAAAGTGATATAAAGTTATGAAGTcacatttaaaagttttaaagtcaTTCTCTTTAATTTAGAAGTGTGTTGATATAAGACAAACCATCTTAGACTACACTAAGAAACAATAGAACTCGAGCATAATCTTTTTCTTGATATATGTTGAGATTCGAAATTTGCAGAGAATTGTTAAGAAAAACAAACCTTAAGCAAAGAAATTACCTCTCGAAATAATTATGGCTCTTCTTTTCCGGCAACACTTACAACGAGAATCGAACCAGCAACGTGCATATGCTCTCTTAGCGAGGGAAAGAAAGGGGAAGAAATATGAAATTGGGTTTAGGGTATAAGGTGAGGGAAGTACGGCTAATGGATAAATTGGATTTAAGATAGAAGGATCTAGTATAATAATTCTAAAACGTTACCAGTTGTAACGTATTTTGACTTAAACTCCAAAATGTTACTTGCAGTAATGTATTCCTACTTAAACTCTAAAACGTTAATTCTAGTAACGTATTCTAACTTTAACGCCGTCCCCCGTTAGTTTTGGTCTGTTTCTTGGCAATGGCCTAATGCGTTACTATCAAcaacgtttatactagttttgtaaagttttaaaaaaatttattactatcgtaaattgatttaaataataaattattttggtcAAAAATTCTGGAAAATGACATTAGTCATTACGAATCAAGTACAGAATGCAACCTCACATCTCATAAAGAAATTGTTTACAGGCAAAAATTTTGGTCATGGTTTTATATAAGCAATAACTCATACCCCCCGTGCTGTTGCACTGTCAGGAATCTTCAAGGAT
This DNA window, taken from Solanum lycopersicum chromosome 5, SLM_r2.1, encodes the following:
- the LOC138348674 gene encoding uncharacterized protein, translating into MSKVHEKFGHQVTYRKAWLGRQRTFTLVYGYFQKSFSELPKFFAAFQYFNPGTLVEWKHEESMNSPEVKTFKFVFWAFKPCIDGFQTCRLVISVDGTHMYGKYEIKLSIVVGNDGNDNIPLAFGIVDKETKEAWKWFFRKLSANVIKDREDICIISDRAKGILTSLSELWRLQEPWDFHRFCLRHLKINFQSQFSNRDLSNLMWRDATTHQVRKFEALMWEIQEENREAYEYLMRIPLDKRTVSHDNEKRWGVLTTNLLESFNGLLKKARGLPVTAMVRLPLEQIVEQYTRRCQKIHQLVEQKELWTSNFKKK